Genomic segment of bacterium:
AATTGTACGAAGACATTGACAAGGATGGAAAAGAAGAAGCGCTGTTCTATAGTTTTCACAATCGACTTAGTTGTGTCTGTATGTACGCGCTCGATCCTGCTTCATCTGTTGGTGTGTCCCCGCCATTGCGAGATAGTGACAATAGATTCCATCCTGTGATTCCAAGCAATGCAAAGCACTTCATTCTCTTCAAACCATCGATAGTCAATCAAAAGGATGGCAGAAATGACTATCAAGGCGGTCTTCTGATATGGCGAGATGGCCCGGATCGTTACAAAATTCAGACCGACGAGGGCGATGAAATGGGACCACGCTGTATCGACTATTACTTTGATGGCCAAATGAATCTGATCGATGTAAGTCTCAGCGACCGTTATTCGCGAGCATTTGAGCAGTTGAAGCAAGAAGGCCAAATACCCCAGATCACTCAACAACAACAGTGCGACACTCAAGACCTACATTACCCAGTACCGCGATGGCAAACCGCGTACCATTGCCGGAAAGCCTCTCGAACCATAACCTGCCGAGTTTCACAAGAAATTTTCTACAAACCTCGCCAATGATACCTACTTGTTTAGGGTGGCTAATGTCACCCCGACTTTGAAGTGTCGATGCGTGATTCTAAACTGACAGTTCTCATGGCTGTTATGTCATCGAAGTCGAAATCGCGGCACCGCGGCTTCGAGGCAACCAAGAAGATGATGTTGCTGAAATAGTAGAATGCTCAAAAGAGGAGCGGGAAGAGTGCAGGTCCGGCAAAAGCTGGGCCTGCCTTCGCCCTGTTGGTCGAACATCCAGCTTAATGCCGAGCGTTTCGTCCCCAAAATTTACAAAAATCGTATTGTCCCAAAGCCCGAAAGTCTGTATGATATCCTGCTCGAAACCTGTCAGGATGGCAACAAACGGATTCTCTTGAGTAGTCGTTGCGCCCCAGGTTTCTTGACACGTAAGTGAAGCGTTCGCGCTCAAATTCTAAGCCGGTGTAGCTCAGTTGGTAGAGCAGCTGATTTGTAATCAGCTGGTCGGGGTTCGAGTCCCTTCACCGGCTTTTGAATTCACGAAGGACTTGGCTTCCGCCGCTCAATAGGTTGCACAGGTGGTCTCAGAATGGAACACTCGGAACGAGTTCCGAAAAACAGTCAGGAGACCAGCTGATGTCAAAGTCACGTTCAAGGAAGTTATTCAGCTTGCCGAACAGTTGAATATGAATGGGAGCTTCTCAGAAAGTTTCACTTTTTCGTGCCGTGCTAAGAATCTCACGCAATCGACACTAAAGTGCTACGCCGAACGACTAGAATACCTGGTCAGGTATGCGGCATCTATCAGCAAAGAGCTTCACGAATTGACCCAGAAAGACATTCAATCGTA
This window contains:
- a CDS encoding phage integrase N-terminal SAM-like domain-containing protein, with amino-acid sequence MVSEWNTRNEFRKTVRRPADVKVTFKEVIQLAEQLNMNGSFSESFTFSCRAKNLTQSTLKCYAERLEYLVRYAASISKELHELTQKDIQSYLMKILDTVSAATVNRRIRVFKVFFTSKAKRSLTITLWGIFRSFAQRQR